A region of Nocardioides sp. JS614 DNA encodes the following proteins:
- a CDS encoding LLM class flavin-dependent oxidoreductase: MTGDLLRLGLGVTAAPDVVQAARRAEDLGFGYVSCGEHLFFHGAVPNAFVALAAAAAVTDRIELLSSITILPLYPAAMAAKLAAMVDVVSAGRFNLGVGAGGEFAREFDAVGVPVAQRGARTDEGLEVLRLLFTGEEVHFQGTWSSLDALALNPPPCRRGGPPLWIAGRGDVATRRAARWGDVWMPHLCTPGQLARGMSLVRERTEEFGRRPDDVTGAVFAFVTTYPDGDAARRTAIDWVGNNYKQDFSELGHLLVAGTPTECADRLREYQAAGAASVQLTIAAPQEDADVMLDRIAHEILPQFAPSP, from the coding sequence ATGACCGGTGATCTTCTGCGGCTCGGCCTCGGGGTCACGGCCGCGCCTGATGTCGTCCAGGCTGCGCGACGCGCGGAAGATCTCGGGTTCGGGTATGTCAGTTGCGGGGAGCATCTCTTCTTCCATGGCGCCGTGCCAAACGCATTCGTCGCTCTAGCAGCGGCGGCGGCCGTGACCGACCGGATCGAACTGCTCAGCTCGATCACGATCCTGCCGCTCTACCCCGCAGCGATGGCGGCGAAGCTCGCGGCGATGGTGGACGTGGTCTCGGCCGGGCGGTTCAACCTCGGAGTGGGCGCCGGCGGCGAGTTCGCTCGGGAGTTCGATGCGGTCGGCGTTCCCGTCGCCCAGCGTGGGGCGCGCACCGACGAGGGGCTCGAGGTGCTCCGGCTCCTCTTCACGGGCGAGGAGGTGCACTTCCAAGGCACGTGGAGCAGTCTCGACGCACTGGCGCTGAACCCGCCGCCCTGTCGCCGGGGTGGGCCACCCTTGTGGATCGCCGGCCGGGGCGACGTAGCGACTCGGCGAGCCGCCCGGTGGGGCGATGTATGGATGCCGCACCTGTGCACACCGGGACAGCTCGCCCGCGGCATGTCCCTGGTGCGCGAACGCACTGAGGAGTTCGGGCGGCGCCCTGACGATGTCACCGGCGCGGTCTTCGCTTTCGTCACCACCTATCCCGACGGGGACGCCGCACGACGGACGGCGATCGACTGGGTGGGCAACAACTACAAGCAGGACTTCAGCGAGCTCGGCCACCTGCTCGTAGCGGGTACCCCGACGGAGTGTGCGGATCGGCTGCGCGAGTACCAGGCGGCCGGCGCCGCCTCGGTACAGCTGACTATCGCTGCACCCCAAGAGGATGCTGACGTGATGCTCGACCGCATCGCGCACGAGATCCTCCCGCAGTTCGCCCCGTCGCCCTAG
- a CDS encoding crotonase/enoyl-CoA hydratase family protein: protein MTEEAVLTSQRDGVLVVTLNRPNMRNAINEELSLGVAEAMARLDQSDALRVAVLHGAGGTFCAGMDLRAFSARPPEEAAAALARLVRHSTRKPLVAAIDGFAVGGGLELALACDLMVATPDARLGIPEVARGLVPSGGALLRLPHRLPYNVALDMALTGQPISGIRAHELGLVSRLADPGDPLGMGLAVAASIAAAGQLAVNGSKTIMSRRIDDAESAEAWEAQFAVTLDTNASEDAHEGIRAFLEKRAPVFRGR, encoded by the coding sequence ATGACCGAGGAAGCGGTGCTGACGTCCCAGCGGGACGGCGTGCTGGTCGTCACCCTGAACCGGCCGAACATGCGCAACGCGATCAACGAGGAGCTCTCGCTCGGCGTCGCGGAGGCCATGGCTCGGCTCGACCAGAGCGACGCCCTCCGCGTCGCCGTCCTGCACGGCGCGGGTGGCACGTTCTGCGCGGGCATGGACCTACGGGCCTTCAGCGCGCGCCCACCGGAAGAGGCCGCCGCTGCGCTCGCCCGCCTGGTACGGCACTCGACCCGGAAGCCGCTGGTCGCCGCGATCGACGGATTCGCCGTCGGAGGCGGTCTCGAACTCGCGCTTGCTTGTGACCTGATGGTCGCCACGCCGGACGCCAGGCTCGGAATTCCGGAGGTGGCCCGCGGCCTGGTTCCCTCCGGTGGCGCCCTGCTCCGACTGCCCCATCGACTCCCGTACAACGTGGCCCTCGACATGGCCCTCACCGGTCAACCGATCTCCGGCATCCGTGCCCACGAGCTAGGCCTGGTGTCACGGCTGGCCGATCCCGGCGACCCGCTCGGCATGGGACTTGCCGTCGCCGCCTCGATCGCCGCAGCGGGGCAACTCGCCGTCAACGGAAGCAAGACGATCATGAGTCGTCGCATCGACGACGCCGAGTCAGCCGAGGCGTGGGAGGCACAGTTCGCGGTCACCCTGGACACCAATGCCTCCGAGGACGCGCACGAGGGCATCAGGGCATTCCTGGAGAAGCGCGCCCCCGTGTTCCGCGGTCGCTGA
- a CDS encoding CaiB/BaiF CoA transferase family protein, which produces MAGPLAGMRVIELAGIGPGPFCGMLLGDLGADVVVIERPLPAGPEAALVDNGMLRRNRRSLVADLKSPGSADMVLDLVREADIIFEGMRPGVAERLGVGPEACLAVNPRVVYGRMTGWGQHGPLARRAGHDLNYISMTGVLNLIGHDRPAPPLNLVGDFGGGAMLLAVGLLAAVTHARTTGEGQVVDAAMFDGTNLLMTMFWDAYSKGSWIDRRASNILNDGSPFNTVYQCRDGSWLAVAPIEPQFRERMMSLMELTIEPGELGLDREMWPALEAKLRTAFASRDRDEWLRLLSGSDTCVTPVLGLDEVPLTAHARARGSFLPAPRGGQQPAPAPRFSVTTPADPALPPAYGADTDTVLAEIGYSPERIACLREVGAIS; this is translated from the coding sequence ATGGCTGGACCGTTGGCCGGGATGCGCGTGATCGAGCTTGCAGGAATCGGCCCTGGACCTTTCTGCGGCATGCTCCTCGGGGACCTGGGAGCCGACGTGGTCGTCATCGAGAGGCCGCTCCCAGCTGGGCCTGAGGCAGCCCTGGTCGACAACGGGATGTTGCGCCGCAACCGCAGGTCGCTCGTGGCCGATCTGAAGAGTCCTGGGTCGGCGGACATGGTGCTGGACCTCGTGCGCGAGGCAGACATCATCTTCGAGGGCATGCGGCCCGGCGTGGCAGAACGGCTGGGCGTCGGACCCGAGGCCTGCCTGGCCGTGAACCCTCGAGTCGTGTACGGGCGCATGACGGGCTGGGGCCAGCACGGCCCACTGGCCCGGCGAGCTGGGCACGATCTCAACTACATCTCAATGACCGGGGTGTTGAACCTCATTGGCCACGACCGCCCCGCGCCGCCGTTGAACCTCGTCGGCGACTTCGGTGGCGGGGCGATGCTGCTCGCCGTCGGACTCCTGGCCGCCGTCACCCATGCTCGCACCACGGGCGAGGGCCAGGTCGTCGATGCCGCCATGTTCGACGGCACCAATCTGCTCATGACGATGTTCTGGGACGCTTACAGCAAAGGCAGCTGGATCGACCGCCGAGCGAGCAACATCCTCAACGACGGCTCGCCCTTCAACACCGTGTACCAGTGCAGGGATGGATCGTGGCTCGCGGTCGCGCCCATCGAACCGCAGTTCCGCGAGCGGATGATGAGCCTGATGGAACTGACCATCGAACCGGGCGAGTTGGGGCTCGACCGCGAGATGTGGCCGGCGCTCGAGGCGAAGCTGCGGACCGCATTTGCCAGCCGAGACAGGGACGAGTGGCTGAGGCTGTTGTCCGGTAGCGACACGTGCGTCACGCCGGTGCTCGGCCTGGACGAGGTCCCCCTGACTGCGCACGCGAGGGCGCGCGGCTCTTTCCTCCCGGCTCCGCGGGGTGGCCAGCAACCGGCCCCCGCTCCCCGGTTCAGCGTCACCACACCTGCCGACCCAGCTCTGCCGCCGGCGTACGGGGCAGACACCGACACGGTTCTGGCCGAGATCGGCTACTCCCCCGAACGCATCGCCTGCTTGCGCGAAGTGGGGGCCATCTCATGA
- a CDS encoding LLM class flavin-dependent oxidoreductase gives MTHATNSDQARTSAEVAAELKLGAFVLRPPDATEAIRRFRVAEWEGYDAAFATQVNGADSMALMAAASVLTRDIEIGVGVSPIYLRTPTSMAQSAATLWDLSGGRIKLGLGSGHRLVMQRWYGAAMERPVAEMREYVAIMRGVLDGEPLKKADRWASDMPLVGIATAPEMPLLIGALSPAMLRLAGEVAQGVMVWLATPGYFEETVIPHVREGRARIGKTLEGFDVVASIPVAVTDDPESVRRLYVRQIAHNLRLPFYRAILERHGYLDDLALINEVDAYEDLENPMPESAMDSLASGALVRDIAAIGDGFAVVEKLAEYRRAGVTYAGINPVRISDYDASLAAVARALGRPPRTAAEDR, from the coding sequence GTGACCCACGCCACCAACTCGGACCAGGCCCGGACGTCCGCCGAGGTCGCCGCGGAGCTCAAGCTCGGCGCCTTCGTCCTCCGGCCTCCCGACGCTACCGAAGCGATCCGTCGCTTCCGGGTCGCGGAGTGGGAGGGCTACGACGCGGCATTCGCCACGCAGGTCAACGGCGCAGACTCGATGGCCTTGATGGCTGCGGCCTCCGTGCTGACTCGGGACATCGAGATCGGCGTCGGGGTCTCGCCGATCTACCTGCGTACGCCGACCTCGATGGCACAGTCCGCAGCGACACTCTGGGACCTGTCGGGGGGCCGGATCAAGCTCGGACTGGGTTCGGGTCACCGCCTGGTCATGCAGCGGTGGTACGGCGCCGCGATGGAGCGGCCGGTCGCCGAGATGCGCGAGTATGTCGCGATCATGCGCGGAGTGCTGGACGGCGAGCCGTTGAAGAAGGCGGACAGGTGGGCCTCGGACATGCCGCTGGTCGGGATCGCCACCGCACCGGAGATGCCCCTTCTCATCGGCGCGCTCTCGCCTGCGATGCTCCGTCTCGCCGGCGAGGTTGCCCAGGGAGTCATGGTCTGGCTCGCCACGCCGGGATACTTCGAGGAAACGGTGATCCCGCACGTCCGCGAAGGTCGTGCGCGGATCGGCAAGACCCTGGAGGGTTTCGACGTGGTGGCGTCGATCCCGGTCGCCGTGACCGACGATCCGGAGTCCGTTCGACGGCTGTACGTCCGGCAGATTGCCCACAACCTCCGACTGCCGTTCTACCGGGCGATCCTCGAACGGCACGGGTACCTGGACGACCTCGCACTGATCAACGAGGTCGATGCCTATGAAGACCTCGAGAATCCGATGCCGGAGTCGGCGATGGACAGTCTCGCGTCCGGAGCCCTGGTCCGAGACATCGCGGCGATCGGTGACGGGTTCGCAGTGGTGGAGAAGCTGGCCGAATACCGGCGAGCCGGGGTCACGTACGCCGGGATCAACCCGGTCCGAATCAGTGACTACGACGCCAGCCTGGCCGCCGTCGCGCGTGCCTTGGGGCGCCCGCCCCGCACGGCGGCCGAGGATCGTTGA